One genomic segment of Desulfomicrobium sp. ZS1 includes these proteins:
- a CDS encoding sigma 54-interacting transcriptional regulator, with protein sequence MVKLKPFLEWLPRIWRARSAPVRRKLRTRLLVTLIPTSLIVLALMGYATYWASSEFISLALERNSRIHAVTTAYAVEALLERCKRNLLFAARNPMNAEGAAAYLKDLRELEGLEFAEFGFMPLREGEPVVFVSREGESRRLAQEEVDGIRPGPALLYEHVRELKAGEVWLSEFGEVETPYPSAENPRERVSRVALRMVTPYVGPAGELGGYAYLSLNVQVIRNVLSLYESSNSPVFAFPRNPKFQRYTFFFDVDGWALFQSESELDDDSPLRTLNIRKTLSGTLGRPGLPEAFRPSERNENYWRTVEDVRKGHKDIVRPLKRMDSSSPYSEHFLAYAPVRLGLAPGQDAAVIGGIAYEDRSVLVDLAGYRHIDVMLIISAISVLVLVLAIALVARGTTLGLQELAYAVKNLTEKGEWEEVRLVETGYEAEMLKDSINSMIRTLQAQFEEIKSKDLKIESVTLKEPVELSMGPAASTLDESFPELVGAGPFMKQMKRDIVKASQVEVDVLIEGETGTGKQLAAEAVHRLSSRSGKPFISINCGELDENLLLDSLFGHVKGAFTDGKGDRRGAFLQADGGTLFLDEIQSASLKVQQALLRALSLRKIKPLGSDQDVDVNVRLITATNVDLKALIGAGKFREDLYYRLKVITITTPSLREQRQNIPLLAMHFLKEGEHMAGRTGLALSRGALKALISYDWPGNIRELKHVIITAAVMSEGRVIQSEQLGINGKARNEDEGQDESADSFARENGEGFENSMPAKYDNAQNDGGLPLDLNSRQVIACEYVRAHGSISSKDLLGLLDGGISKRTASYDLQDLVNRGLLTRVGQGPATRYVRPANNGRS encoded by the coding sequence ATGGTCAAGCTGAAGCCCTTTTTGGAATGGTTGCCCCGGATATGGCGCGCCAGATCTGCGCCTGTCAGGCGCAAATTGAGGACGCGCCTGCTTGTGACGCTTATCCCCACTTCCCTCATAGTGCTCGCGCTGATGGGGTATGCGACCTATTGGGCTTCTTCGGAGTTCATCTCCCTCGCTCTTGAGCGCAATTCCCGGATTCATGCCGTGACCACCGCTTACGCGGTGGAAGCGCTGCTGGAACGTTGCAAGCGGAATCTGCTTTTTGCAGCTCGCAACCCGATGAACGCGGAGGGCGCGGCCGCTTATCTGAAGGATCTTCGAGAGCTTGAGGGTCTGGAGTTTGCGGAGTTTGGCTTCATGCCCCTGCGTGAAGGGGAGCCTGTCGTTTTTGTGAGCCGCGAAGGGGAAAGCAGGCGATTGGCGCAGGAGGAAGTGGATGGCATTCGGCCTGGTCCAGCGCTTTTGTATGAGCATGTTCGCGAGTTAAAAGCCGGAGAAGTCTGGCTGTCGGAGTTCGGGGAGGTGGAAACACCGTATCCAAGCGCTGAAAACCCGCGTGAACGTGTGTCCCGCGTGGCCTTGCGCATGGTGACGCCCTATGTGGGGCCTGCTGGAGAATTGGGCGGGTACGCCTATCTCTCTTTGAACGTTCAGGTGATTCGCAATGTTTTGTCTCTCTATGAATCATCCAATTCTCCCGTCTTCGCTTTCCCGCGCAATCCAAAGTTTCAACGTTACACCTTTTTTTTCGATGTCGACGGGTGGGCGCTATTCCAATCGGAGTCGGAGCTTGATGATGACTCGCCTTTGCGGACCTTGAATATTCGTAAAACGCTATCCGGAACGCTTGGCAGGCCTGGTCTGCCCGAGGCGTTCCGTCCTTCGGAGCGGAACGAGAACTATTGGCGGACCGTCGAAGACGTCCGCAAGGGTCACAAAGATATTGTCCGCCCGCTCAAACGCATGGATTCCAGTTCGCCCTACAGTGAGCATTTTCTTGCCTACGCTCCGGTGCGCCTGGGCTTGGCGCCGGGTCAGGATGCAGCGGTCATCGGTGGGATCGCCTACGAGGACCGTAGCGTGCTGGTCGACCTTGCAGGATACAGGCACATCGATGTCATGCTCATCATCAGTGCCATCTCCGTGCTGGTTCTGGTGCTGGCCATCGCCTTGGTGGCCAGGGGGACCACGCTCGGCCTGCAGGAGCTCGCCTATGCGGTGAAGAATCTGACGGAAAAAGGAGAGTGGGAGGAGGTCCGCCTGGTCGAGACGGGATACGAGGCAGAGATGCTCAAGGACTCGATCAATTCCATGATCAGGACGTTGCAGGCGCAGTTTGAGGAAATTAAATCAAAGGACCTCAAAATCGAATCCGTGACCTTGAAAGAGCCTGTGGAGCTCAGCATGGGACCCGCCGCCTCCACGCTGGACGAGAGCTTTCCGGAACTTGTCGGAGCGGGGCCGTTCATGAAGCAGATGAAGCGGGACATCGTCAAAGCCAGTCAGGTTGAAGTGGACGTGCTTATCGAAGGCGAGACCGGCACGGGCAAGCAGTTGGCCGCCGAAGCCGTGCACCGTCTTTCCTCGCGAAGTGGCAAGCCGTTCATCTCCATCAATTGCGGTGAACTGGATGAAAATCTTCTGCTCGACTCCCTCTTCGGTCATGTCAAAGGCGCGTTCACGGACGGCAAGGGGGACCGGCGTGGTGCTTTTCTGCAGGCCGATGGCGGAACGCTCTTTCTGGACGAGATTCAGTCCGCATCCCTGAAGGTCCAGCAGGCCTTGTTGCGGGCTCTTTCCCTGCGCAAGATCAAACCGCTGGGCAGCGACCAGGATGTGGACGTGAACGTACGTCTGATCACGGCCACCAATGTCGATTTGAAGGCCCTGATCGGCGCGGGGAAATTCCGGGAGGATCTTTATTACCGGCTCAAGGTCATCACCATCACGACCCCGTCGCTACGGGAGCAGCGACAGAACATCCCTCTTTTGGCCATGCATTTCTTGAAAGAGGGGGAGCACATGGCTGGAAGAACCGGCCTGGCCCTTTCACGCGGGGCCTTGAAAGCCCTGATTTCCTATGATTGGCCGGGCAACATCCGTGAACTCAAACACGTGATCATCACGGCGGCCGTTATGTCCGAGGGGCGGGTGATTCAGTCCGAGCAGCTCGGCATCAACGGCAAGGCGAGAAATGAGGACGAGGGGCAGGACGAGAGTGCGGATTCTTTTGCGCGGGAGAATGGGGAAGGTTTTGAAAATTCAATGCCTGCAAAATACGATAACGCGCAGAATGACGGCGGGTTGCCTCTTGACCTGAATTCCCGGCAGGTCATCGCATGCGAATATGTACGGGCGCATGGGAGCATTTCGAGCAAGGATCTGCTCGGTCTTTTGGACGGTGGAATTTCAAAGCGAACCGCGAGCTATGACCTTCAGGATCTGGTCAACCGGGGACTGTTGACCCGTGTCGGCCAGGGCCCTGCAACCCGCTATGTGCGTCCGGCCAATAACGGACGAAGTTAG
- a CDS encoding CBS domain-containing protein has protein sequence MEASVKDFMVPIAKFPRISDTATFSGAVMALERANEEYLSGKREQRILLVTDSENKVVGKLSPLDVVRGLEPDYEKLVDEQSSVYVEKFSYVIQPMKEQTTLWAKPLDDLCTTAKDILVKDFIQPPKSSQIIDLDANLNNAFHRFVMFKHDSLFVMEGKKLIGLLRFSDVYKEIGRRIKDSCGL, from the coding sequence ATGGAAGCATCCGTAAAAGATTTTATGGTTCCCATAGCCAAATTCCCCAGAATTTCGGACACGGCCACTTTCTCGGGAGCGGTCATGGCTCTGGAACGGGCCAACGAGGAATACCTTTCCGGGAAGCGTGAACAGCGCATCCTGCTGGTGACCGACAGTGAAAACAAGGTCGTCGGCAAGCTCTCGCCCCTCGACGTGGTCCGGGGACTTGAACCGGACTACGAAAAACTGGTCGACGAGCAAAGCAGCGTGTACGTTGAAAAGTTCAGTTACGTGATCCAGCCCATGAAGGAGCAGACCACCCTGTGGGCCAAGCCACTCGATGACCTCTGCACCACCGCCAAGGACATCCTGGTCAAAGATTTCATCCAGCCGCCGAAATCGTCCCAGATCATTGATCTGGACGCGAACCTGAACAATGCCTTCCACCGCTTTGTCATGTTCAAGCATGACTCTCTTTTCGTCATGGAAGGCAAGAAGCTCATAGGCCTTTTGCGCTTTTCCGACGTGTACAAGGAAATCGGTCGCAGAATCAAAGACTCGTGCGGCCTTTGA
- a CDS encoding response regulator — MDNLPRLLLIDDEDRFRETLAKRLTETGYNVSGAASGMEALDRLATNKFDVAILDIQMPGMSGIETLAEIRAKHLSVEVIMLTGHGDVSSAVEGMRLGAYDYLMKPCEYEYLVVKIQEAYKIKKDRDERLRKAEEKALLDKLQKRWV; from the coding sequence ATGGATAATCTGCCAAGATTGCTTCTGATTGATGACGAAGATCGTTTTCGCGAAACACTGGCCAAGCGGTTGACGGAAACCGGATACAATGTGAGCGGCGCAGCCAGTGGCATGGAAGCGCTGGACCGCCTCGCCACCAACAAATTCGATGTGGCCATACTTGACATCCAGATGCCGGGAATGAGCGGTATCGAAACCCTGGCCGAAATCCGCGCCAAGCACCTCAGCGTGGAAGTAATCATGCTCACCGGCCACGGAGATGTATCTTCGGCGGTGGAAGGCATGCGCCTCGGGGCCTATGACTACCTGATGAAGCCATGCGAGTACGAGTACCTTGTGGTCAAAATACAGGAAGCCTACAAGATCAAAAAAGATCGCGACGAAAGGCTCCGCAAAGCCGAAGAAAAGGCCCTGCTCGACAAGCTGCAGAAAAGATGGGTGTAG
- a CDS encoding response regulator produces MDDALRVLLVDDEESYLETAAKIFRRKGIDVELCSIGKNVVDILKDKRCQVVVLDLKMPGMTGQEVLREIKGSLPAVQVIILTGHATSDDAAVCLTSGAFDFLIKPIEMSHLLDRVKMAYEMWKLSSDN; encoded by the coding sequence ATGGATGATGCATTGCGGGTTCTGCTGGTCGACGACGAGGAAAGCTATCTGGAAACCGCTGCCAAGATATTCCGGCGCAAGGGAATCGACGTAGAGTTGTGTTCCATTGGCAAGAACGTGGTGGACATTCTCAAAGACAAAAGATGCCAGGTGGTCGTGCTCGATCTGAAGATGCCCGGAATGACCGGGCAAGAGGTGCTTCGGGAAATCAAGGGCAGCCTTCCCGCCGTGCAGGTCATCATCCTTACCGGGCACGCCACCTCGGACGATGCCGCAGTCTGTCTGACCAGCGGCGCTTTTGATTTTCTGATCAAGCCGATAGAAATGAGCCACCTTCTTGACAGGGTCAAAATGGCTTATGAAATGTGGAAGTTGTCTTCCGATAATTGA
- a CDS encoding SLC13 family permease translates to MSAQDVRDTSPDELLMHEEEPQGPTQSTKVMVIKLLIALGLFLFVYFLPRPESLPMEAHRLGAILLPIVFLWVSEAIPIGVTALLATALMIIFKVTKSSAAWAPYANHTVMFVMMIIMFGVILNEVGLAKRLLFFILKFAGTKVKQLSFFIAVSSTLLSTLFHDATITIIMLFAILPLFQGMGITPKKSNNLSKFFIILIPLAASAGGFGTMLGGGRCALAVDITQKYLLETTGVAVKIGFLKYAMVEFPVSILTAVATWAICYLYFRPKEKELPASVKIESMPPMSNAEKGVAAVFSAAFILWFAGDLTGWHVSVVAALALAGFCAPGWVSFKTICDKFPWESWIVFGSGVSLGAAMLSSGLGKYLATVCLPLLEGQSPFVTYYGIGFFGSALSSMMSNSAAVALSLPVTLPMASMMNMSVETVGLLAPMTTSFIMLVIGCPPTIIAYSTGYFSQIEFSKVAIPWCLTLLAICVGAALVYWPMIGFN, encoded by the coding sequence ATGAGTGCACAAGACGTGCGAGATACTTCCCCAGATGAGCTCCTCATGCACGAAGAAGAGCCACAAGGTCCGACCCAATCCACCAAGGTCATGGTCATCAAGCTGCTGATCGCGCTTGGCTTGTTTCTTTTCGTTTATTTCCTGCCCCGTCCGGAGTCTCTCCCGATGGAAGCACATCGTCTGGGCGCCATCCTGCTCCCGATCGTGTTCCTCTGGGTATCCGAAGCCATTCCCATTGGCGTTACCGCCCTTCTGGCTACGGCGCTCATGATCATTTTTAAGGTCACCAAGTCATCTGCGGCCTGGGCGCCCTATGCCAATCACACCGTCATGTTCGTCATGATGATCATCATGTTCGGCGTCATCCTGAACGAGGTCGGGCTGGCCAAGCGCCTGCTTTTCTTTATCCTGAAATTCGCGGGGACAAAGGTGAAGCAGCTCAGCTTCTTCATCGCCGTGAGCAGCACCCTGCTCTCGACCCTCTTTCATGACGCGACCATCACCATCATCATGCTCTTCGCCATCCTGCCCCTATTCCAAGGAATGGGTATCACCCCGAAAAAGAGCAACAACCTAAGCAAGTTTTTCATCATCCTCATTCCTCTGGCCGCCTCGGCCGGCGGCTTCGGTACCATGCTCGGCGGCGGTCGCTGCGCCCTGGCCGTGGACATCACCCAGAAGTACCTTCTGGAGACTACCGGCGTTGCAGTCAAAATCGGTTTCCTGAAGTACGCCATGGTCGAATTTCCGGTTTCCATCTTAACTGCGGTGGCAACCTGGGCCATCTGCTACCTCTACTTCCGTCCCAAGGAAAAGGAACTACCCGCGTCCGTCAAGATCGAGTCCATGCCGCCCATGAGCAATGCAGAAAAGGGCGTGGCCGCAGTCTTCAGCGCCGCATTCATCCTGTGGTTCGCCGGCGATCTGACTGGCTGGCACGTCAGCGTGGTCGCGGCCCTGGCCCTGGCCGGCTTCTGCGCTCCCGGCTGGGTCTCTTTCAAGACCATCTGTGACAAGTTTCCCTGGGAATCCTGGATCGTCTTCGGTTCCGGCGTCTCTCTCGGCGCGGCCATGCTTTCCAGCGGCCTCGGCAAATACCTTGCTACGGTCTGCCTGCCTTTGCTGGAAGGCCAGTCGCCCTTTGTCACCTACTACGGCATCGGTTTCTTCGGTTCGGCCCTGTCGAGCATGATGAGCAACTCCGCGGCCGTGGCCCTGAGCTTGCCCGTGACCCTGCCCATGGCCAGCATGATGAACATGAGCGTCGAGACCGTCGGTCTTCTCGCCCCCATGACCACCTCCTTCATCATGCTCGTCATCGGTTGCCCTCCGACAATCATCGCCTACAGCACCGGCTACTTCAGTCAGATCGAATTCTCCAAGGTGGCCATTCCCTGGTGTCTCACTCTGCTGGCCATCTGCGTGGGCGCCGCCCTTGTCTACTGGCCGATGATCGGATTCAACTAA
- a CDS encoding response regulator, producing the protein MTEKTDVQIALVHAGPSVLVVDDEQDFVETLVKRMERRGFKVTGVGSGQEALLLLGKEHFDVVILDVMMPGMDGIETLREIKLAWPKIQVILLSGHGGEEMGIRGMAYGAYAYLLKPVALKTIVETAYIAFEEAGVR; encoded by the coding sequence ATGACTGAAAAGACCGACGTTCAAATTGCGCTCGTGCATGCAGGACCTTCCGTGCTGGTGGTCGATGACGAGCAGGATTTTGTGGAGACCCTGGTCAAACGCATGGAACGCAGGGGATTCAAGGTCACTGGAGTCGGCAGCGGACAGGAGGCGCTGCTGCTGCTTGGAAAAGAGCATTTTGATGTGGTCATCCTCGATGTGATGATGCCGGGGATGGATGGAATAGAAACCTTGCGCGAAATCAAGCTTGCCTGGCCCAAGATCCAGGTCATCCTCCTTTCGGGACATGGCGGCGAAGAAATGGGAATACGCGGGATGGCCTACGGGGCCTATGCCTATCTGCTCAAGCCCGTGGCCTTGAAGACAATCGTCGAGACGGCATACATCGCTTTTGAAGAAGCAGGGGTCCGCTAG
- a CDS encoding ATP-binding protein yields MLDTGRSSQSRSLKYTVAMYLLLPTFFIFICIFSYALKTLETKFRALHETEIHTFANTYRERVERELHAAAQALQALGPSLKNGTNLEAELADAYETWHKDMAWLKGIIITTEDGEQLAVAGHPDLGDLKPTLSDLSGRTRTPSGFVITEIRTGPDGLANFQIAAPLRNDAHGRLACLSVNAVLFSALLDKERIGRTGEVFLINKAGILQTRSVLHGGILDSVDPDLTVTAPRKDVISKREWRGTMLWSSILSVAGNPDWRLVVQRDERELREPLNVQTVRFLFFGILGMAILTAAALLTTKKILAWQEIMEQERARLAEYHMQVRKLDAISQLGVGIAHEVNNPLAIIGEEAGWMQDVLKRESFKDHPDAGELRDALRQIVAQTARSREITHKLLSFGGKTDGTIRDVQLNILVSDVATLRRREASQKNIDIHERLEPGLPVILSEPALLRQLLINLVNNAMDAMPEGGSITISTKRDDGGDVCLQVEDTGFGIPEENMHKIFDPFFTTKAPGKGAGLGLSISHGILQRIGGQVFAASRPGRGSTFTVRLPLEARAISA; encoded by the coding sequence ATGCTCGACACTGGACGCTCATCACAAAGTCGAAGCCTGAAATACACGGTCGCCATGTACCTGCTCCTGCCGACGTTTTTCATCTTTATCTGCATCTTTTCGTACGCACTTAAGACCCTGGAAACAAAATTTCGAGCGCTGCACGAAACCGAAATCCACACGTTTGCAAATACATACCGCGAACGGGTCGAGCGGGAACTGCATGCAGCCGCGCAAGCGTTGCAGGCACTCGGACCGTCTTTGAAAAACGGGACAAATCTTGAAGCGGAACTCGCAGACGCTTACGAAACGTGGCACAAGGACATGGCGTGGCTGAAAGGCATCATCATAACGACAGAAGACGGGGAACAGCTCGCCGTTGCCGGGCACCCCGATCTTGGGGATCTCAAGCCCACCCTCTCCGATCTTTCAGGCAGAACGCGGACGCCGTCCGGCTTTGTCATTACGGAAATCCGCACCGGGCCCGACGGGCTCGCGAATTTTCAGATCGCAGCCCCGTTGCGAAACGATGCGCACGGTCGCCTCGCATGCCTGTCCGTGAACGCGGTCCTGTTCAGCGCCCTCCTGGACAAAGAGAGGATCGGCCGCACGGGAGAGGTTTTCCTGATCAACAAGGCAGGTATCCTGCAAACCAGATCCGTGCTGCACGGAGGAATCCTGGACAGCGTGGACCCGGACCTGACCGTGACAGCGCCGCGCAAAGACGTTATTTCTAAGCGGGAATGGAGGGGAACGATGCTATGGTCCAGCATCCTCTCCGTGGCCGGGAACCCCGACTGGCGGCTTGTGGTCCAGCGCGACGAACGGGAATTACGTGAGCCGCTCAACGTTCAAACCGTCCGTTTCCTGTTTTTCGGAATATTGGGGATGGCCATTCTCACCGCCGCCGCGCTGCTCACCACCAAAAAAATACTGGCATGGCAGGAAATTATGGAACAGGAGCGGGCCCGACTGGCCGAATATCACATGCAGGTCCGGAAACTTGACGCCATAAGTCAGCTTGGCGTGGGGATCGCCCACGAGGTCAACAATCCCCTGGCCATCATCGGCGAGGAGGCGGGCTGGATGCAGGACGTGCTCAAGCGCGAATCCTTCAAGGACCATCCCGATGCCGGAGAATTGCGGGACGCCCTGCGCCAAATTGTGGCGCAGACCGCGCGAAGCCGTGAAATCACGCATAAGCTCCTCAGTTTCGGCGGCAAAACCGACGGCACCATCCGCGACGTGCAACTCAATATCCTTGTATCCGACGTCGCCACCCTGCGCCGCCGCGAAGCTTCGCAAAAGAATATCGATATTCACGAAAGACTTGAACCGGGCCTGCCTGTCATTCTCAGCGAGCCGGCCTTGCTCCGCCAGTTGCTTATCAACCTGGTCAACAATGCCATGGACGCCATGCCCGAAGGCGGCAGCATCACCATCAGCACGAAACGCGATGACGGCGGCGACGTCTGCCTGCAGGTCGAAGACACGGGATTTGGTATCCCCGAAGAAAACATGCACAAGATTTTCGACCCGTTTTTCACCACAAAGGCTCCAGGCAAGGGCGCAGGGCTCGGCTTGTCCATCAGCCACGGCATTCTGCAACGCATCGGCGGGCAGGTCTTCGCGGCAAGTCGTCCAGGCCGGGGGTCAACCTTCACGGTCCGCCTTCCCCTCGAAGCGCGGGCCATATCCGCGTGA
- a CDS encoding PAS domain-containing sensor histidine kinase, whose protein sequence is MSGLGLKGLGAKIAITALSFSLVPLIALGVTMYSMFAATYNSKVQTNLATLAENKRQGIDLFLREQIAQLRTLAYSHSVKDLSSPELLESILATMQLSSKTFIDLGLINEEGVHVSYSGPYNLSHANYKNEKWFNEVMLRKVYVSDVFEGFRGFPHMVIAVQKQEKGKVWILRATIDSDIFDSLVRWLQLGDLGDAYLVNRAGDLQTRPRFGNKSRDIYAPLLGTPFSGAKVMQYEADQKEIFVGGIWLEQKEWLLVIEEDKRGELQPLFKTRMATWGVMGGGFVVIILGTLIMTRMIVAQQENAGRQQAQMNEELIQSSKMAALGKLAAGVAHEVNNPLAVIREKAGWMRDLLEEEDVKASPNFQEFVDAVDKIEQHVERAGTVVHRMLGFARRMEPVCNDLYINDVLKQTTTFLENEIRFRNIELIWALNPDLPTIQSDAAQIQQVILNLFNNAIDAIGRNGHITVKTGYEAETDMVSISLRDDGPGMDKEVQRRIFDPFYTTKNVGKGTGLGLSISYSIINKLGGSIRFESEAGKGTEFIILLPVKHHD, encoded by the coding sequence ATGTCAGGACTTGGTCTCAAAGGTCTCGGGGCAAAAATCGCCATAACCGCCCTGAGCTTTTCTCTGGTTCCGCTCATTGCCTTGGGCGTGACGATGTATTCCATGTTCGCCGCCACCTACAATTCCAAGGTTCAGACGAATCTGGCCACCCTCGCGGAAAACAAACGTCAGGGTATTGATCTTTTTTTGCGGGAACAGATTGCGCAGCTGCGCACACTGGCCTACTCCCACAGTGTCAAAGACCTCTCTTCTCCGGAGCTGTTGGAAAGCATTCTCGCCACCATGCAACTCAGTTCCAAGACGTTTATCGACCTCGGGTTGATAAACGAGGAGGGGGTGCATGTCAGTTATTCCGGACCCTACAATCTGTCCCATGCCAATTACAAGAATGAGAAGTGGTTCAATGAGGTCATGTTGCGCAAGGTCTACGTCTCCGACGTATTCGAAGGTTTTCGTGGCTTTCCGCACATGGTCATCGCCGTGCAAAAACAGGAGAAGGGCAAGGTCTGGATTCTGAGGGCCACCATTGACTCCGATATTTTCGATTCCTTGGTGCGCTGGCTGCAACTCGGGGATCTGGGTGATGCGTATCTTGTCAATCGTGCCGGGGATCTGCAGACCCGGCCCAGATTCGGCAACAAGAGCCGGGATATCTATGCGCCCCTGCTTGGCACGCCTTTTTCCGGAGCCAAGGTCATGCAGTACGAGGCCGATCAGAAAGAAATTTTCGTGGGCGGCATCTGGCTTGAGCAAAAGGAGTGGCTCCTGGTCATTGAAGAGGACAAGCGCGGAGAACTCCAGCCTCTTTTCAAGACGCGGATGGCGACATGGGGCGTTATGGGGGGTGGTTTCGTCGTGATCATCCTCGGCACCCTCATCATGACGCGTATGATCGTCGCCCAGCAGGAGAATGCGGGCAGACAGCAGGCGCAAATGAACGAGGAGTTGATCCAGTCCAGCAAAATGGCTGCCTTGGGCAAGCTTGCGGCCGGGGTGGCCCATGAGGTCAACAACCCACTCGCGGTCATTCGGGAGAAGGCCGGCTGGATGCGCGACCTGCTCGAAGAGGAGGATGTCAAGGCCAGCCCGAATTTTCAGGAGTTCGTGGATGCCGTGGACAAGATTGAGCAGCATGTCGAGCGGGCCGGCACGGTCGTGCATCGCATGCTTGGTTTTGCGCGGCGCATGGAGCCAGTCTGCAACGACCTTTATATCAACGACGTGCTGAAGCAGACCACCACTTTTCTCGAAAACGAAATCCGATTCAGAAATATCGAGTTGATCTGGGCGCTGAATCCAGACCTGCCGACCATTCAATCCGACGCCGCCCAGATCCAGCAGGTCATCCTCAATCTTTTCAATAACGCCATCGACGCCATAGGGCGCAATGGGCACATCACTGTGAAGACCGGATATGAAGCGGAAACGGATATGGTCAGCATTAGCCTCCGTGATGATGGTCCGGGCATGGACAAGGAGGTGCAGCGGCGAATTTTCGACCCGTTCTACACCACCAAAAATGTGGGTAAGGGCACGGGCCTGGGCCTGTCCATCAGCTACTCGATCATTAACAAGCTGGGGGGAAGCATCCGCTTCGAGTCCGAGGCTGGAAAGGGGACCGAGTTCATAATTCTTTTGCCGGTGAAACATCATGACTGA
- a CDS encoding sensor histidine kinase — MLLAPFIPVLLALGTGGYLFWNHAQQSVLDTLTLLSTYNARVVDRFLDDFLGDLAMARVQLEYPDSAGLRFIFETLAVKHKGLVDVALVSPKGLVLAYAGPSVYKGTHVVPGRWLDEALERGSSISSVVSGQMGLPLCIVALRVNAGDEIVVMRASLDPAVFTSLFTVGRGEGIDLFLVNPDGEVVAGSGGQVLTRDRALVEHVFMERVGTAFRDSLSDAAYASTVMSHGGWILGARKHCGTLFSAADSTLLFLGMSLLSGGIIVLLSSLYLTGYVEKMLRQRDEEREKLREQLYRAGRLVELGEMAAGFAHEINNPLQIMKSDQAYIEMLLQDFRTRAGEDAEFLGDVDEMAASVNQIKLQIDRCARITHSILSFGRAGKSEAQNIDVSKFIPEVLTMIQKKIQLSNIALRVDIPPTRLVVHVDPARLQQVLLNLLNNAMYAISEIAHVRPGEIGLACFAESADTVRIEIRDNGAGIGEEQKTLVFTPFYTTKPAGSGTGLGLSVCHGIVESMKGVLDFTSVKGQGSTFYLLLPRVPSSLE, encoded by the coding sequence ATGTTACTGGCTCCGTTCATTCCCGTGTTGCTGGCTTTGGGAACGGGCGGGTATCTTTTCTGGAATCATGCCCAGCAAAGCGTTCTCGATACATTGACCCTGCTGTCTACGTACAATGCGCGCGTGGTGGATCGTTTTCTGGATGACTTTTTGGGCGATCTGGCCATGGCCAGGGTCCAGCTGGAATATCCTGATTCCGCCGGATTGCGCTTCATTTTCGAGACGTTGGCCGTCAAACACAAGGGGCTTGTCGATGTCGCTCTCGTAAGCCCCAAGGGGCTGGTGCTGGCTTACGCGGGGCCAAGCGTCTACAAGGGAACTCACGTTGTGCCGGGACGATGGCTGGACGAAGCGTTGGAACGGGGCAGCAGCATCAGCAGCGTGGTATCCGGCCAAATGGGGCTTCCTCTGTGCATTGTGGCTTTGCGGGTCAACGCCGGCGATGAAATCGTTGTCATGCGAGCTTCTTTGGATCCGGCGGTTTTCACGAGCTTGTTCACGGTTGGACGCGGTGAGGGAATCGATCTGTTTCTCGTCAATCCTGACGGGGAAGTCGTTGCCGGAAGCGGCGGACAGGTTCTGACCAGAGACCGGGCGCTGGTCGAGCATGTGTTCATGGAGCGTGTTGGTACGGCATTCCGGGATTCACTTTCCGACGCCGCCTATGCAAGTACCGTCATGAGCCATGGTGGGTGGATCCTGGGCGCGCGTAAGCATTGCGGCACACTATTCAGCGCTGCCGATTCAACGCTGCTTTTTTTGGGAATGTCCCTGCTTTCCGGAGGCATCATTGTCCTTTTGTCGTCATTGTATCTGACTGGATATGTGGAGAAAATGCTGCGGCAGCGTGACGAAGAACGCGAAAAGCTGCGTGAGCAGCTGTATCGGGCCGGGCGTCTTGTCGAGCTGGGTGAAATGGCCGCCGGGTTTGCGCATGAGATCAACAATCCTCTGCAAATCATGAAGAGCGACCAGGCCTATATCGAGATGCTGCTGCAGGATTTCAGGACCAGGGCTGGAGAAGACGCCGAGTTTCTTGGCGATGTGGACGAGATGGCCGCAAGCGTCAATCAGATCAAGCTTCAGATCGACCGTTGCGCGCGCATCACCCATTCGATTCTGAGTTTCGGACGGGCGGGCAAGTCCGAGGCGCAGAACATCGATGTGTCCAAATTTATTCCCGAAGTGCTGACCATGATTCAAAAAAAGATTCAGCTCAGCAACATTGCCCTGCGGGTCGATATTCCTCCAACGCGCCTGGTCGTGCACGTCGATCCTGCCCGGTTGCAGCAGGTTTTACTGAATCTGCTCAATAACGCCATGTACGCCATCAGCGAGATCGCCCATGTCCGGCCTGGCGAAATCGGGCTGGCCTGTTTCGCCGAGAGCGCGGACACGGTCCGTATCGAAATCAGGGATAATGGCGCGGGCATTGGCGAAGAGCAGAAGACGCTGGTTTTCACGCCCTTCTACACCACCAAGCCGGCCGGCAGCGGGACAGGGTTGGGATTGTCGGTCTGTCACGGGATAGTCGAGAGCATGAAGGGCGTTTTGGATTTTACAAGCGTGAAGGGGCAGGGGTCGACTTTTTATCTCCTTTTGCCCAGAGTTCCGTCTTCCCTGGAGTGA